CTAACAGATATTGTTCCGACACTTGAGTAGGGGAGGATAAATCCCCTCCGCAAATGGCGTAAGCCACCTTTTTGGCAATGAGTTCATCGTGTTCCGAGACATATCCACCAAAACGCATGGCACTGATGCCTGAATAAAACGAACCTAATGCGGTACGGCCGAGTGCCCAAATATCGGTACGGGGTAGTGGTGGTGTATAGCCTTCGGCATGTAGTTCGAGTACTGCTTTTTTAGCTTCGGCAATTACACGGTCGGCATTGACCACTATCATGTCTTTGTTTTTTCGGAAAATACCGGCTTCAAAAGCATCATGTGCAGAGGTGGCTACTTTGGCGGTAGCAATATTCATCAGGTATTTTTGAAGGGTAGGTATCTGCACATCGCCTTCAAAATAGGAATCGGAGGCGCGAAGGGCGAACTCTTTTAAACCTCCGCCGGCAGGCACAACACCTGCACCCACCTCAACCAATCCGATATAGGTTTCGGCAGCGCAGACCACTTTATCGGCATGAAGGCATACTTCGCAACCTCCGCCAAGTGCCAACCCTTTGGGGGCTGCAACAACGGGAATGGAAGAGTAACGAATACGATGGGTTGCATTTTGAAAGGCACGAATAGCAAAGTCCAACTCGTCATATTCCTGCTCGATGGCTAACATAAGTATCATGGCAAGGTTAGCTCCTGCCGAAAATGCTTGAGTGCTGTCGTTGCCTATTACCAATCCTTTCCATCCGTCCCGTTCGGCAATATCAATAGCAGTGTTGATGCCTTGTAAAATGCCGCTGCCAATGGCGTTCATTTTTGTATGGAACTCCAGACAAAGCACTCCATCTCCAATGTCGTGAAGGGTGACATCGCTGTTTTTCCAAACCGGTTTTTGGTTGCGGTAGTTGTCTAATTTGATATAGGCATCTGCACCCGCTATGGGTTCGTATTGTTGAGTGGCGGGGTTATAGGCAAGCCGTTTACCCGCTTCCGAACGGTAGAAAGTGGTGCAACCGTTTTGCAACATATCCACTACCCATTGGGCAGGAGCAATGCCGGCAGCCTGCATAGCGTTCAGCGTTTTTTCCACTCCCAAAACATCCCAATATTCAAACGGGCCAAGTTCCCAGCCAAAACCGGCGCGTACAGCATCGTCGAGCGTGCTTACGTATTCGGTGATTTCAGGAATACGATGGCTGACATACCGGAATAGCAAATGCCCGATTTTGTTTAAAAACTCTGAGCCTTTATCTCCGTGGGCATGAAGCGTTTGGAGGCGTTTTTTCAGGTCGTCAATGGGTTTGGCAGCACCTATACTTGCGAACTTAGGTTTAGAAGCCGGTTGATACTCAAAGGTATTTAGATCGAGTGCCAAAATTTCACTTTTACCTCCTGCTCCTTTTACCTTTTTGTAAAAACCCTGTCCGGTTTTGTCGCCAAACCATCCGTTAGCGGTCATTTTCTGAACATAACCGGGTATGTTAAACAGGTTTCGGCTCTCGTCATCGGGGCAGTTGTCGTAAACCCCCTGCGCCACTTTAACCAAAGTATCAATCCCCACTACATCACAAGTGCGGAAAGTGGCTGATGAAGGGCGACCGGTAAGCGGGCCGGTGAGGGCATCTACTTCCTCAACGGTCATTCCCATTTCTTGCATCACATGAAAAATAGCCATGATGGAAAATACTCCGATACGATTGGCTATAAAAGCAGGTGTATCTTTACAGAGTACAGTCGTTTTACCCAAAAATAAATCGCCGTAGTGCATAAAAAAGTCAACCACATCGGGGTCGGTATGCTCTGACGGAATCACTTCGAGGAGTTTGAGATACCGGGGGGGGTTGAAGAAGTGAGTACCGCAAAAATTGCGTTTAAAATCATCAGAGCGACCTTCTGCCAACAAACCGATGGGAATTCCCGAAGTGTTGGAAGTGATTAAGGTACCGGGTTTGCGAAATTGCTCCACTTTCTCAAACAGAGATTGCTTGATATCGAGTCTTTCAACAACAGCTTCGATAACCCAATCGCAATCTTTGATCAGGTGTAGGTGATCGTCAAAATTGCCGGTTGTGATTCGGGAGGCGAAATCTTTCAGGTAAATGGGTGAAGGGTTAGATTTCAGTGCAAACTGCAAGGCATCGTTGACAATGCGGTTTCGAACCTGCTGGTGCTGCATACTCAGTCCTTTTGCTTGTTCGGCGGAGGTCAACTCTCGTGGAACAATGTCTAACAGCACAACCTGTAATCCAATATTGGCAAAGTGACAGGCAATTCTCGAACCCATTACCCCTGAACCTAAAACAGCCACCTTTTTAATATGGCGACCACCCAAATTAAGGGCAGTTTTTGCCTGACCCGGCGCAGTAATTATTGCTTCCATCTTGAATTTTATATGAAAAGTGAGGAATTGTTTACCAAACGTTTGTTTCCTTATTTGTAATCTGCGAATTGATTGCGATAAAAAAAAGCTAAATAAGATACTATTTTGGTCAGTAGTTTGTTTTTGGCAAATGCTAAATACTGCCTAACCGAATGTTCTTCTTTTATTCCAACTGATTCATAATGTCCCGGTGTGCCCGGCGCAAAAACTCTTTGTCGTTGAACAGGCGCATCATCATCACGGCACCCTCAACTCTTGCAATACTGTCCTGTGCAAGTTGAGTAGCTTTTTCGGGGGGATATTGATGGGCGTAGATGTGTTGCATGGCTTTCATCCACTCAACAAAAAAGGTTTTTACCAATTCTGAAAATTCAGGGATATTGCCTGATGTTTCGAGCGCAAGATTTCCAAACAAACAGCCACTTTCGGAGGCAAAAAATTGATTTTCCGACGCATCTGCCAACATTTTCAATTTTTGCTTCATGCCTAATTGTTCATCATAAGCCAGAACAAAGATTTCGTTTTTGTAGTAGTTGTGTAGGTATTCGATGACTGCCTTCATCAGTTCTTCTTTACTTTTAAAATAATGGTAAAGGCTGCCTTTCAAAAGACCGCATGCCTCGGCAATATCAGCCATCGAAGTATTATAAAATCCTTTTTTTCGAAAAACCAGCAGTGATTGCTTGACAATAAATTTGTCGCTTACTTTTTGCTTGGGCATAAATGTAGTTTAACAGAACGGGACAAAGTTAGTGCAAAAAAAGTATTTTTACCAAACGTTTGTTTGGTTTTTTGTTTCATTGTTTAGCTTCATTGTCTGTTTGGCTGGAATGGTTTTATATTCTCAATAAAAGCAGGGCTTCATTCAAAATTAAAAATGCATGATTAATAAAAAAAAATCTATTGAATTGGATACAATATTGAAATAAACTGTTTACTTTTACCCTCATAACCTTGAACACTTCTGTTGATATTTCTTCAACCTTTAAAACTAAATCAAAATGCTAAAAAAACAACTTTTAACTTTGCTTTTGGTATTGATGTCTGCCCTATCAATACATGCTCAACCGTATTGCAATACAGAATGGGGCGGCACGGGTTTCCCTTTTGACTTAGGCTGTCAAAATTCTGTATGTTCTTATGACCCGTATTGCTGTAATACAGAATGGGATGGAATCTGCGCAGTGGAAGCTGCTTGTGACTTCAATTGTATTGGTTGTACAAATGTAAGTTTATATAACAATACACATCCGTATTGTAATGAAACAGGAAACGGTACAGGATTTCCTAATGACGAAAACTGTCAATGTTCTGTCTGTTCTTATGACAACTATTGTTGTTTAAATTTCTGGGACAGTCTTTGCGCAAGTGAAGCATCAACTGATTCAAATTGTGCAAGTTGCCAATCAGGCGGTTGCGTTC
This is a stretch of genomic DNA from Sphingobacteriales bacterium. It encodes these proteins:
- a CDS encoding 3-hydroxyacyl-CoA dehydrogenase/enoyl-CoA hydratase family protein; translation: MEAIITAPGQAKTALNLGGRHIKKVAVLGSGVMGSRIACHFANIGLQVVLLDIVPRELTSAEQAKGLSMQHQQVRNRIVNDALQFALKSNPSPIYLKDFASRITTGNFDDHLHLIKDCDWVIEAVVERLDIKQSLFEKVEQFRKPGTLITSNTSGIPIGLLAEGRSDDFKRNFCGTHFFNPPRYLKLLEVIPSEHTDPDVVDFFMHYGDLFLGKTTVLCKDTPAFIANRIGVFSIMAIFHVMQEMGMTVEEVDALTGPLTGRPSSATFRTCDVVGIDTLVKVAQGVYDNCPDDESRNLFNIPGYVQKMTANGWFGDKTGQGFYKKVKGAGGKSEILALDLNTFEYQPASKPKFASIGAAKPIDDLKKRLQTLHAHGDKGSEFLNKIGHLLFRYVSHRIPEITEYVSTLDDAVRAGFGWELGPFEYWDVLGVEKTLNAMQAAGIAPAQWVVDMLQNGCTTFYRSEAGKRLAYNPATQQYEPIAGADAYIKLDNYRNQKPVWKNSDVTLHDIGDGVLCLEFHTKMNAIGSGILQGINTAIDIAERDGWKGLVIGNDSTQAFSAGANLAMILMLAIEQEYDELDFAIRAFQNATHRIRYSSIPVVAAPKGLALGGGCEVCLHADKVVCAAETYIGLVEVGAGVVPAGGGLKEFALRASDSYFEGDVQIPTLQKYLMNIATAKVATSAHDAFEAGIFRKNKDMIVVNADRVIAEAKKAVLELHAEGYTPPLPRTDIWALGRTALGSFYSGISAMRFGGYVSEHDELIAKKVAYAICGGDLSSPTQVSEQYLLDLERQAFLELMTERKSLERVQSILNTGKPLRN
- a CDS encoding TetR/AcrR family transcriptional regulator, with the translated sequence MPKQKVSDKFIVKQSLLVFRKKGFYNTSMADIAEACGLLKGSLYHYFKSKEELMKAVIEYLHNYYKNEIFVLAYDEQLGMKQKLKMLADASENQFFASESGCLFGNLALETSGNIPEFSELVKTFFVEWMKAMQHIYAHQYPPEKATQLAQDSIARVEGAVMMMRLFNDKEFLRRAHRDIMNQLE